From the genome of Streptomyces sp. NBC_01233, one region includes:
- a CDS encoding IS3 family transposase: protein MSTICRFIHAEKANYTIVLLCTVMKTARSTYYAWVAGAEAREARRRADETLAHEITVIYIASRRNYGVPRVTAELRRQGRVVNRKRVARVMRENGIAGNSRRTGRRGLTKADTKAAPSPDLIGRDFTAIRPGTKIVGDITYIPTAEGWLYLASWLDLATREVIGYSMADHHRADLVVDALDMAAALGRLEPGCVIHSDRGSEYTSGQLRTKISKLGHRQSMGRTGSCFDNAAAESFWAVLKEEIGTRFWPDRATARADIFDFIETFYNRRRLRKHIHWGYLTPHETRLRYRQDQALAA, encoded by the coding sequence GTGAGCACGATATGCCGGTTCATCCACGCGGAGAAGGCGAACTACACGATCGTGCTGCTGTGCACGGTGATGAAGACCGCCCGGTCCACGTACTACGCGTGGGTGGCCGGAGCCGAGGCCCGCGAAGCCAGGCGACGGGCGGATGAGACCCTGGCACACGAGATCACGGTGATCTACATCGCCTCCCGGCGGAACTACGGCGTCCCGCGCGTCACCGCCGAACTGCGCCGGCAGGGCCGGGTGGTCAACCGTAAGCGGGTGGCACGGGTCATGCGGGAGAACGGCATCGCCGGGAACAGCCGGCGCACCGGACGCCGCGGCCTGACCAAGGCCGACACCAAGGCCGCCCCGTCGCCGGACCTGATCGGCCGGGACTTCACCGCCATCCGTCCCGGAACGAAAATCGTCGGGGACATCACCTACATCCCCACCGCCGAGGGCTGGCTCTACCTCGCCTCGTGGCTGGACCTGGCCACGCGCGAGGTGATCGGGTACTCGATGGCCGACCACCACCGCGCCGACCTCGTCGTCGACGCGCTGGACATGGCAGCCGCGCTGGGCCGCCTGGAACCCGGCTGTGTGATCCACAGTGACCGCGGATCGGAATACACCTCCGGTCAACTCCGCACAAAAATCAGCAAGTTGGGGCACCGGCAAAGTATGGGCCGGACCGGGAGCTGCTTCGATAACGCCGCCGCGGAGAGCTTCTGGGCCGTCCTGAAAGAAGAGATCGGCACCCGCTTCTGGCCCGACCGGGCCACCGCCCGCGCCGACATCTTCGACTTCATCGAGACCTTCTACAACAGACGCCGCCTACGCAAGCACATCCACTGGGGCTACCTCACACCCCACGAAACCCGCCTGCGATACCGGCAAGACCAGGCCCTCGCAGCGTAA